GCTGGCAGCGTTCAAAACCGCCGCCGAATGGATGTAAACGGCAATGCTCATGTCATGCCCTCCCCAAAATCAGCGAGCTGTTGACGCCGCCGAAACCGAATGAATTGGACATCACCACGTTGATCGACTGGCGCACCGGTTCGCTGAGGAATTTCAGCGCAGGGTATTCGGCGCGGTCGTGGTCGTAGTTCAACGTCGGCAACAGCACGCCGTCGCGCAAACTGATCAGCGACAGCACCGCTTCGATTGCGCCGCTGCCCGCGAGGGAATGGCCGATCGCCGATTTGTTGGCGGTGAACGTCACGTGTTGCTGCCCTTGAGCAAACACCCGTTGCAGCGCCAGCGCTTCGCAACTGTCGTTGGCCTGCGTGGAGGTGCCGTGGGTGTTGACGTGTTGCACCGCGCTGCCGAGCAGTCCGGCGTCTTCGATGGCCGCTTCCATGCATTCCTCGTATTTGCTGCCATCGCGGCTGCTGGAGGTCATTTTTTGCGCCTCGCAGACATTCGCGTAACCCAATACGCGGCCCAGCGCCGTGGCTTTGCGCCGCTGCGCGTGTTCGGCGGATTCAAGGATGACCAGCGCCGCGCCCTCGCTGATGACGAAACCGCAACGGTCGGGCATGAACGGGCGGCTCTGTTCGCTGGCCGGCAGGTCGGCCTGGCACAGCGCGCCGAGACTGTTGAACATGTAATAAGGCAGTTCGTTGGCCATCAATTCGACGGCGCCGCAAATCGCCAGGTCGATTTCGCCGCGCTCGATGGCCCGGTAGGCGCTGCCAATTGCCATGGTGCCGGCGGCACATGCATCGGAATGGGTGGAAATGTGGTCACGGATCCCGAGTCGCTCGGCGAGGTGTTGAGTCTGCTGATCTACCCGCCGCTCGAACGGCGAACTTGCCGGCGCCGGGTGCGCCAGCAGTCGATCGAGATCGACGCGCCCGGCCTCATCCATGCAGTGGCTGGCGCGCTGCAGCTCGTCGCTGTCAGCGCAGTATTTGTTGGCGCCGAGGAATAATCCGCTGCGCGCATGAGCAACGTCGGCCGGGGTCAGGCCGGCATGTTGCAAGGCTTGCCGGGCGACGTAATCGGCCAGCACGCTTTGCCGTGGATGCAGCGCAGCGTTGCCGCCGAACCCGGCGGCGATCTGCTGCCATTGGCCGTCATCGATAAAACCGGCCGCGCAGTTGTTGAAGCCCAACGCCTTGAACCGTGGATGTTCGCGGACACAGGATTGCTTCTGGCAAATCCGCTCGAACAACGTGGCGGCGTCCAGCGCCATGGGCGCCACCAGACCGAATCCGGTCACATAGACTTCTCGTGCCCGCATGAGAACTCCCTACACCGTTTCTTTGACGTGAGTGGCGACAAACTGCTCCACCAGTCGACGCGAAACTTCGTCACCGTCCGCCGGCACCAGACGCGCACTGCAAGCACCGCAGACCACTTGCTGACGCTCGTTCAACAGCGCATGGCTGGAACTGCAATCCGGGCAGTCTTGCGGCAGGTAGTTGAAGAGATTGCGGCACTGTTGCGCCCAGTTGCGCACGGTGGTGGCGGCAAACACTTGTGCCGGTTGCATGCCGGCCTTGAGTTGCTCCGGGGCGTAGGCGCTCAAGCTCTGTTCGAGCAGTTCCTTGCCGCTCTCGGTGATGCGACCGTTGACCAGGAATTCACTGGCGTCGCCGCACACGGCGACGGCGTGATCCAACACGCTGGTTTTCGGCAACGTGCAGCCATATTGACGGCCCAACTGAAAACTCAGGTCGACGATGTCCAGCGAATCCGCGCTGAGGTCATCGACGATGCTGCTGTTTTCGTCGATATCGTCGGCGCTCATCACCAGCAGTTGCGCGAGGATTTCGCGAGTGCTGGCAATAACGTTTTCCAATTCCAATGGATTGTTCATGTCTATCTCCCTATATATCGTGACTGCTTCATAAATTCGGCACAGGAGAAGTAACTATTCCCACAGAAACTTCTCACGCGGCGGAAATCTAAACTCTGTCCTTAAGGGGAGAGTCAACGAACTATTTGAAGTTTTTCAGCAACTTCGGACGGGCGTTCAAACTGCCTCGGCGCCGCACTCTATTGGTGCGCAGATGGGTGAAGGACGTCTTAATTGCTTAACAAACGCTGGGTAAGGTAGGAAGAGCGCGGTGTCGCGGATGAATACCGGAACAGGCTGAAAGTTCTAACTTGCGAAAGACAGCACAGACGTACAAGCAACAAAAACCGGACAAGTAAACAGTTATAACTTCATAACCCTTGCTCTATATCAGGGCGGGCGGTAATTACCGCAGTTTGATGGTTTGTGAGTGCGGCCGGGGCAAGCCGCAATAGCGCTGCTGAGTATCTGAATGTCGAGCACAGACAATTGCGCAACTGCGGCGCGCTATACCGTGCGACTTCAGTTCCCCAGCCCACTGCCCCGGAGTCCACATGAGCGCACCCATCACCGTCCTTCGCGACACCCATCCGCTGCCCGTCCTCGACGCCTGCAAATGGGAAAAACTCGAAGGCGACCCGCACACCGTCAACCTCAACGCCTACACCAGCGAAGACGGCAGCAAGATCATGGGCACCTGGATCTGCACACCGGGCAAGTGGTACGTCGAATACGTGAAGTGGGAATACTGCGATTTCCGCGAGGGTTATTGCATCATCACGCCGGAAGGCAAAGAGCCGATCCACCTGCGCGCCGGGGATATTTTCGTGGTTGAGCCGGGGATGAAAGGCACGTGGGAAGTGGTCGAAACCGTGCGCAAGTATTTCGTGTTTGCCTGATGCAAAAAACCGGGAATCACCCGACGTGATTCCCGGTAAATGGCGCTAAAGCCCAGATGCAGGGCTGTTGTGGCGAGGGGGCTTGCCCCCGTATGGCGGCGAAGCCGTGGTGAAATCTGCCAACGCGCTGTCACTGCTGGAAATGCAGGGGAGTGCTTCGCACTCCAACGGGGGCAAGCCCCCTCGCCACAAAGGCTCACTCCTACAGTTTTTGCGGTGTTACTGCGGTTTACGGTAGCTGTTGATGATCGCCGAGAAGTCTTTGCCACCCTCCCCGCGTTGGCTCATCGCCTGATACAACTGCTGGGCCACCGCGCCGAGTACCACCGGCTGGTGCGCCTGACGCGCCGCTTCGGTCGCCAACCCCAGATCCTTGAGCATCAGTTCGGCACCAAATCCGCCGGTATAACCGCGCGAGGCCGGCGCTGTTTCGACGATGCCCGGCCACGGGTTGTACATCTCCGAACTCCAGCAACGCCCGGTCGAACTGTTGATGATCCCGGCCAGCACGCCAGTGTCGATGCCCAATGCATCACCCAGTGCCATCGCTTCGCTGACGCCGACCATCGAAATCGCCAGCAGCAAATTGTTGCAGATCTTGGCGATTTGCCCGGTGCCGACTTCGCCGCAATGGACGATGTTGCGGCCCATCTGTGCCAACACCGGTTGCAGCGTTGCGAACAGCTCTGGGGTGGCGCCGACCATAAAGGTCAGCGTGCCCGCCGTCGCGCCACCGGTGCCGCCGGACACCGGCGCATCCGCCATGGCCACGCCTTGTTTGGCGGCGGCCGCGGCGACATCACGCGCCGTCTGCGGATCGATGGTGCTGCAATCAACCGCCGGCACGCCTTTGCCGATACCGGCGAGCACGCCGTCCTCACCGAGCCAGACGCTGCGCACATGCACGGCGGCCGGCAGCATGGTAATCACCAGCTCAGCGTTTTGCGCCGCTTCGCGAGCCGAAGCGCTGATGGTGCCGCCCAGTTGCTCGAGTTCGGCGAGCACGGTTTTGTTCAGGTCGACCAAGTTGAGCGAGTGGCCAGCCTTGATCAAGTTGCGCGCCATCGGCGCGCCCATGTTGCCGAGGCCGATAAATGCGATTTTCATGTCCGGCTCCTTAACGCAAGTTAATGGTGGTGTTCACACCGTCGTTGACGCTGTCGTCATCGAACCAGCGACTGGTGACCGTCTTGGTCTGAGTGTAGAACTGCACCACTTGCTTGCCATACGGGCCGAGGTCGCCGAGTTTCGAACCGCGCGAACCGGTGAAACTGAAGAACGGCACTGGCACCGGAATCGGGATGTTGATGCCGACCTGGCCGACGTCGATTTCATTCTGGAATTTGCGCGCCGCTGCACCGCTCTGGGTGAACAGGCCAGTGCCGTTGCCGAACGGGTTGGCGTTGACCAGCGCAATCGCCTGATCAAGCGTGTCGACTTCCAGCACCACCAACACCGGGCCGAAGATTTCCTGGGTGTAGATTTGCATCTCGGTGGTCACACCGGAGAACAGCGTCGGGCCGACAAAGTTGCCCTGCTCAAAACCCGCAACGCTGATCTCGCGACCGTCGAGTTCAAGCTTGGCGCCTTCCTTGATGCCGCTTTCGATCAGCTCCAGAATCCGCGCTTTCGCTCGCTTCGAAATGACCGGGCCGACATCGGTGCCCGCCTCGCTACCGGCGTTGACTTTGAGTTTCTGCGCCAGCGCCTTCAGATCCGGCAGCCATTGCTTGGCCGCACCCACCAGCACCACCACCGAAGTGGCCATGCAACGCTGACCGGCCGCGCCGAAACCGGCGCCCACCAAGGCGTTCAAGGTTTGTTCGCGGTTGGCGTCCGGCAGGACCACGGCGTGGTTCTTCGCGCCCATCATCGATTGCACGCGTTTGCCGTGTTTGCCGGCCAAGTCGTAGACGTGCGTGCCGACGGCGGTCGAACCGACGAAGGAAACCGCTTTGATGTCCTTGTGCGTGCACAGCGCATCGACCACGTCTTTGCCACCGTGAACCACGTTGAGCACGCCGGCCGGAACGCCGGCCTCAATCGCCAGTTCCACCAGCAGCAGGGTCGACAGCGGATCCTGCTCGGACGGCTTGAGCACGAAAGTGTTGCCGCAGGCGATGGCCATCGGGAACATCCACAGCGGAATCATCGCCGGGAAGTTGAACGGGGTGATGCCGGCGCACACGCCGATCGGCTGGCGCAGCGTGTAAGTGTCGACGCCGCTCGCGACGTTTTCGGCGAACTCGCCCATTTGCAAAGTGCCGATGGAGCAGGCGTGCTCGACCACTTCGAGGCCACGGAAAATATCGCCTTCAGCGTCGGCAATGGTTTTGCCCTGCTCGGCGCTGAGGACCACGGCGATGCGTTTGGAATGTTCACGAATCAATGCCTGGAGCTTGAGCATGATGCGCATCCGCGCGCCGATCGGCGTCAGCTTCCAGGTCTGGAAGGCGCGATGGGCGGCGCTGATCGCGGCGTCTACTTCCTGCGCAGTGGCAAACGGCACTTTGGCCAGTACTTGCTGAGTCGCCGGGTTGACGATGTCCTGCCATTCGGTGGTCTGGGATTCAACCCATTCGCCGTCGATCAACAGCTTGACGTTCTGGACCGTGGTTTCGTTTGGCGTGAGCGATGCGTTCATGCTGGTCTCCTGGACTTATTCTTATCTGGAAAGCTATGCAGGGAGCCAAGGCGTGTAAGTCGCCTTGAGATGAGGCGTGTGTCGCGAATTGGTTGTCGGACGGTTTTTGGAGTATAGATGTGCAAACTTCTAATAAGAACGCACATAAAAGCCGGTCCATCATGCAAAAAAACATCACGTCTTTAGGTTCGCTGAACTGGGACGACCTCAAGTTTTTCCTCGAAGTCGCCCGCACCCGCAAGGCCAGCACCGCGGCCAAGCGCCTCGCGGTGGACTACACCACCGTCTCGCGCCGCATCAGTTCGCTGGAAACCGCGCTGGGCACTTTGCTGTTCGAGAAGTCGCGCACCAGCGGCTTCGTGCTGACCGCCGAGGGCCAGCGTTTGCTCGGTTACGCCGAGTCGATTGAAAGCACTTTGCACATGGCGTGCGAGCAGGTTTCGGGCTCCGGCGTGGCGCTGTCCGGGCATGTGCGGATGGGCTGCACCGAAGGTTTCGGGAGTTTTTTCATCACCCCACAGCTCAGCCATTTTGTCGATGCCTACCCGGCGATCTCGGTCGATATCCTGCCGCTGCCGCACTTCATCAGCCTGTCCAAACGCGAGGCCGATATCGTCATCGCCCTCGAACGTCCGGAGCATGGGCCGTACGTCTGCTGCAAACTCTGCGACTACAAATTGCAGCTCTACGCGACCCAGGATTATTTGGACAAACACCCACCCATCCGCCGCCCGGCTGACTTGGCAAAACATTCGTTCATCAGTTATGTCGATGACTTGGCGTTCAGCTCGGAGCTGCTGTACCTGGCCAACGTGCTGCCCGGCGCCAGCGCCAACTTGCGCAGCACCAGCGTGATCGCGCAATTCGTCGCGGCGCAGCAAGGGCGGTCGCTGGCGATCCTGCCGTGCTTTCTGGCGGCGCAGGACTCACGGCTGCTGCCGGTGTTGCCGGCGGAAATCAACATCACGCGGCAGTTCTGGATGTACTGCCGCGAGGACCTGAGGAAGCTCAAGCGGATCACCCTGTTGTGGGATTACATCCGCGAGGTGACTGAGCAGAATCGGAGTTTGTTGATGGGGGAAAGTCGGGAAATGCTGTTTGCCGATTAATCGGCAATCACCACGATCGCCACCCGGCGATTCTCGGTGCGGCCCGCCGGGGTGTCGTTCGACGCTACCGGTTCGGTGCTGCCGAGGCCTTGCAACTTGATGTTCTGTTGTTTCATTCCGACTGAGGTCAGCACATTGCCCACGCTTTTCGCGCGGCGCAGGGACAGTTGCTGGTTGTAGGTTTCTTTACCCGAACCATCGGTGTGCCCGTCGACCCGCACCCGCTCGATGCCGGCGCCTTGCAGCGCTTTACCGATGCCCTGGACGATTTCGGTGCTTTGCGCATTGAGGGTTTCGACGTCGCTGCCGAACAGGACTTTGCCGGACAGGCCAAACGCCCAACCTTCATCAGTCAGCTCGAAACCTTGTTGTTTAAGCACGGCAATCTGCGCCGGGGTCAGGCCTTGTTGCGGGACGGTCTGGCAGCCGGTCAACGCCAATAACGCCATGAACAGGGTGACGGCGAAAAATCGCAGGGAACGCTGGGGAATCGAAAACACGGAAATTAGCTCCTGGTTTGAACGTGGGCTGGGTGCTCCGACCCGGCCGTTTGTTGGGCGCCTCGGGACAGGCGCTTGGCTTGGTACATCGCGGCGTCGGCGGCATTGAGCAGCGCCCCCGGCGTGGAGCCATGATCGGGGTAGACCGCGACGCCGATACTGAGAGAGGTCAACACCGTGGTGCTG
The window above is part of the Pseudomonas prosekii genome. Proteins encoded here:
- a CDS encoding acyl carrier protein, which translates into the protein MNNPLELENVIASTREILAQLLVMSADDIDENSSIVDDLSADSLDIVDLSFQLGRQYGCTLPKTSVLDHAVAVCGDASEFLVNGRITESGKELLEQSLSAYAPEQLKAGMQPAQVFAATTVRNWAQQCRNLFNYLPQDCPDCSSSHALLNERQQVVCGACSARLVPADGDEVSRRLVEQFVATHVKETV
- the mmsB gene encoding 3-hydroxyisobutyrate dehydrogenase, giving the protein MKIAFIGLGNMGAPMARNLIKAGHSLNLVDLNKTVLAELEQLGGTISASAREAAQNAELVITMLPAAVHVRSVWLGEDGVLAGIGKGVPAVDCSTIDPQTARDVAAAAAKQGVAMADAPVSGGTGGATAGTLTFMVGATPELFATLQPVLAQMGRNIVHCGEVGTGQIAKICNNLLLAISMVGVSEAMALGDALGIDTGVLAGIINSSTGRCWSSEMYNPWPGIVETAPASRGYTGGFGAELMLKDLGLATEAARQAHQPVVLGAVAQQLYQAMSQRGEGGKDFSAIINSYRKPQ
- a CDS encoding LysR family transcriptional regulator, whose product is MQKNITSLGSLNWDDLKFFLEVARTRKASTAAKRLAVDYTTVSRRISSLETALGTLLFEKSRTSGFVLTAEGQRLLGYAESIESTLHMACEQVSGSGVALSGHVRMGCTEGFGSFFITPQLSHFVDAYPAISVDILPLPHFISLSKREADIVIALERPEHGPYVCCKLCDYKLQLYATQDYLDKHPPIRRPADLAKHSFISYVDDLAFSSELLYLANVLPGASANLRSTSVIAQFVAAQQGRSLAILPCFLAAQDSRLLPVLPAEINITRQFWMYCREDLRKLKRITLLWDYIREVTEQNRSLLMGESREMLFAD
- a CDS encoding CoA-acylating methylmalonate-semialdehyde dehydrogenase, whose protein sequence is MNASLTPNETTVQNVKLLIDGEWVESQTTEWQDIVNPATQQVLAKVPFATAQEVDAAISAAHRAFQTWKLTPIGARMRIMLKLQALIREHSKRIAVVLSAEQGKTIADAEGDIFRGLEVVEHACSIGTLQMGEFAENVASGVDTYTLRQPIGVCAGITPFNFPAMIPLWMFPMAIACGNTFVLKPSEQDPLSTLLLVELAIEAGVPAGVLNVVHGGKDVVDALCTHKDIKAVSFVGSTAVGTHVYDLAGKHGKRVQSMMGAKNHAVVLPDANREQTLNALVGAGFGAAGQRCMATSVVVLVGAAKQWLPDLKALAQKLKVNAGSEAGTDVGPVISKRAKARILELIESGIKEGAKLELDGREISVAGFEQGNFVGPTLFSGVTTEMQIYTQEIFGPVLVVLEVDTLDQAIALVNANPFGNGTGLFTQSGAAARKFQNEIDVGQVGINIPIPVPVPFFSFTGSRGSKLGDLGPYGKQVVQFYTQTKTVTSRWFDDDSVNDGVNTTINLR
- a CDS encoding OmpA family protein, with the translated sequence MALLALTGCQTVPQQGLTPAQIAVLKQQGFELTDEGWAFGLSGKVLFGSDVETLNAQSTEIVQGIGKALQGAGIERVRVDGHTDGSGKETYNQQLSLRRAKSVGNVLTSVGMKQQNIKLQGLGSTEPVASNDTPAGRTENRRVAIVVIAD
- a CDS encoding cupin domain-containing protein — its product is MSAPITVLRDTHPLPVLDACKWEKLEGDPHTVNLNAYTSEDGSKIMGTWICTPGKWYVEYVKWEYCDFREGYCIITPEGKEPIHLRAGDIFVVEPGMKGTWEVVETVRKYFVFA
- a CDS encoding beta-ketoacyl-[acyl-carrier-protein] synthase family protein, whose protein sequence is MRAREVYVTGFGLVAPMALDAATLFERICQKQSCVREHPRFKALGFNNCAAGFIDDGQWQQIAAGFGGNAALHPRQSVLADYVARQALQHAGLTPADVAHARSGLFLGANKYCADSDELQRASHCMDEAGRVDLDRLLAHPAPASSPFERRVDQQTQHLAERLGIRDHISTHSDACAAGTMAIGSAYRAIERGEIDLAICGAVELMANELPYYMFNSLGALCQADLPASEQSRPFMPDRCGFVISEGAALVILESAEHAQRRKATALGRVLGYANVCEAQKMTSSSRDGSKYEECMEAAIEDAGLLGSAVQHVNTHGTSTQANDSCEALALQRVFAQGQQHVTFTANKSAIGHSLAGSGAIEAVLSLISLRDGVLLPTLNYDHDRAEYPALKFLSEPVRQSINVVMSNSFGFGGVNSSLILGRA